A single Gasterosteus aculeatus chromosome 2, fGasAcu3.hap1.1, whole genome shotgun sequence DNA region contains:
- the lmbr1l gene encoding limb region 1 homolog-like protein isoform X2 has protein sequence MRHELQICVLLFTCLYMVSYLILTHFKKTAEFVTEDIEDATVNKIALWLCTFTLSVAVCAVLLLPISILSNEVLLTFPQSYYMQWLNGSLIHGLWNLVFLFSNLSLVFLMPFAYFFTESEGFAGSRKGVMARVYEAVVLLLLLALLVLGIVWVASALLHDNIARKSLYDLWEYYLPYLYSGISLFGVLLLLLCTPFGLSRMFSVTGKLLVKPRLLEDVEDTLSCTSFEEDSLCRKLKKIEGSSTTSCWVKLNMEAMQKEYRTVQRKRIALEMRGKASPWQRNLGYPLAMLVLLALTVMCVLMVCFNVLELLLDEAAMPRGMEDPHLGMASFSMFGSLGAAVQVVLILYLMVSSVVGFYSSPLFTGLLPRAQDTNLTQIIANCVSLLILSSALPVFSRTLGITRFDLLGDFGRYNWLGNFYIVFLYNMLFAGLTSASLIKTVTWAVQRELIRAFGLHRLPLTVSRSTVPFRLLLASGLSKIQ, from the exons GCTGTGGCTGTGTACGTTCACCCTGTCTGTCGCAGTGTGCGCTGTGCTCCTTCTCCCCATCTCCATCCTGTCCAACGAAGTGCTGCTCACCTTCCCGCAGAGCTACTACATGCAGTGGCTCAATGGATCCCTTATCCACG GATTGTGGAAcctagttttccttttttccaatTTGTCCCTGGTGTTCCTCATGCCCTTTGCCTACTTCTTTACGGAGTCTGAGGGATTCGCAGGATCCAGAAAG GGCGTTATGGCACGAGTGTACGAAGCCgttgtgctgctgttgctgctggctCTGCTCGTGCTGGGCATTGTTTGGGTTGCATCAGCCCTCCTCCATGACAACATAGCTAGGAAAAGCCTCTACG ACCTGTGGGAGTATTACCTTCCTTATCTGTACTCGGGCATCTCTCTGTTTGGAGTGTTGCTGCTTTTGC tgtGCACTCCCTTTGGATTGTCCCGCATGTTCAGTGTGACTGGCAAGCTTTTGGTCAAACCGCGG CTGTTGGAAGACGTCGAAGATACTTTGAGCTGCACCTCATTTGAGGAAGATTCACTATGCAGGAAATTGAAAA AGATTGAAGGTAGCAGCACGACGTCATGTTGGGTCAAGCTGAACATGGAGGCGATGCAAAAAGAGTACCGAACAGTCCAGAGGAAGCGCATCGCCCTGG AAATGCGGGGGAAAGCGTCCCCATGGCAACGAAACTTGGGCTATCCGCTGGCCATGCTTGTGCTCCTCGCGCTGACT GTGATGTGTGTCCTGATGGTCTGCTTTAATGTATTGGAGTTGCTCCTAGATGAGGCGGCGATGCCCAGAGGAATGGAG gACCCTCACCTTGGAATGGCCTCCTTCTCCATGTTTGGCTCCCTGGGCGCGGCAGTGCAAGTAGTCCTCATCCT CTATCTGATGGTGTCCTCAGTGGTGGGTTTCTATAGTTCTCCTCTCTTTACTGGCCTCCTGCCACGCGCACAGGACACCAACCTTACACAG ATAATTGCAAACTGCGTTTCACTGCTTATTCTGAGCTCAGCGCTGCCGGTGTTTTCACGCACACTTG GGATCACACGCTTCGATCTGCTGGGAGACTTTGGTCGGTATAACTGGCTGGGGAACTTCTACATCGTCTTCCTGTACAACATGCTGTTTGCTGGCCTCACCTCTGCCTCTCTGATCAAGACGGTGACCTGGGCCGTGCAGAGAGAGCTCATCCGTGCCTTTG GCCTCCACAGACTGCCTTTAACTGTGTCCCGCTCCACCGTCCCCTTCAGACTCCTCTTGGCCAGTGGACTGTCTAAAATCCAGTGA
- the dhh gene encoding desert hedgehog protein, with amino-acid sequence MKQSLWARLAQVGLLAVWTCVWLVQGCGPGPGYGIRSRTRRLTAMHYKQFFPNFSENNLGASGRAEGKITRNSERFNELVCNYNTDIVFKDEENTNADRFMTKRCKDCLNRLAIAVMNQWPGVHLRVTEAWDEDGHHPPGSLHYEGRAVDITTDDRETEKYGLLAQLAVEAGFDWVHYESKYHIHCSVKADHSVAVEKGGCFPGWARVTVAGGVQKSLSSLAAGDRVMALSGTGQVVLSQVLLFLHQDHESWSTFLSLETEDGHRLALTPHHLVFLSSHCRLDSSEYEAQFASRAKTGDCVLIHTAEAQVRPSRIISVSEEESVGVYAPLTEAGSVFVEGVLASCYALMDDHRLAHWAFGPVRLLSSFNHLLWEETRHEPLTTDSETARLETHRSALAVKDTAGVCANNSTLETRGHPSEAPRMETRGTQTSDVHWYAELLYSLRWTFLDSNSFYP; translated from the exons ATGAAGCAGTCCCTGTGGGCCCGTCTGGCACAGGTCGGCCTGCTCGCCGTGTGGACCTGCGTGTGGTTGGTTCAGGGATGCGGACCGGGCCCCGGCTACGGCATCCGCTCCAGAACCAGGAGACTCACTGCCATGCACTACAAGCAGTTTTTCCCCAACTTCTCAGAAAACAACCTCGGGGCGAGCGGGAGAGCCGAGGGCAAGATCACGCGCAACTCCGAGCGCTTCAACGAACTGGTGTGCAACTACAACACCGACATTGTCTTCAAGGACGAGGAGAACACCAACGCGGACCGCTTCATGACCAAG CGCTGTAAGGACTGTTTGAACAGGTTGGCGATTGCAGTGATGAACCAGTGGCCGGGGGTGCACCTGCGTGTGACAGAGGCCTGGGATGAGGACGGTCACCACCCTCCCGGCTCTCTGCACTACGAAGGCCGGGCCGTAGACATAACCACCGACGACAGGGAAACGGAGAAGTATGGCCTCCTGGCCCAGCTGGCTGTGGAGGCCGGCTTCGACTGGGTCCACTACGAGTCCAAATATCACATCCACTGCTCGGTGAAAGCTG ATCACTCTGTTGCAGTGGAAAAAGGCGGCTGTTTCCCAGGCTGGGCCCGGGTGACGGTTGCCGGAGGGGTGCAGAAGAGCCTGTCGTCCCTGGCCGCCGGGGACAGAGTCATGGCCCTGTCTGGGACAGGCCAAGTCGTGTTGAGCCAAGTACTCTTGTTTCTGCACCAGGACCACGAAAGCTGGTCTACTTTTCTTTCTCTGGAGACAGAAGACGGCCATCGATTGGCCCTCACACCACATCACCTGGTCTTTTTATCCTCACATTGCAGACTCGACAGCAGTGAGTACGAGGCTCAGTTTGCTAGCAGGGCCAAAACCGGGGACTGTGTCCTCATCCATACAGCAGAGGCTCAAGTACGTCCATCTCGAATCATCTCAGTTTCAGAAGAGGAGAGTGTGGGAGTTTACGCTCCCTTGACCGAAGCCGGATCCGTGTTCGTTGAAGGAGTGCTGGCGTCCTGCTACGCTCTGATGGACGACCACAGACTTGCACACTGGGCATTCGGACCTGTGCGACTCCTCTCCTCATTTAACCACCTACTTTGGGAGGAGACGAGACATGAACCGCTGACGACAGACAGTGAAACCGCTCGCCTCGAGACTCATCGCAGCGCTTTGGCCGTAAAGGACACAGCAGGTGTTTGTGCAAATAACAGCACTCTGGAGACGCGAGGCCATCCGAGTGAAGCTCCGAGGATGGAAACGAGAGGGACGCAGACATCAGATGTGCATTGGTATGCAGAACTACTGTACAGTTTGAGATGGACATTTTTAGACTCCAACTCATTTTACCCGTAA